A window of Bdellovibrio svalbardensis genomic DNA:
GTAATTAACGCCCATTTTGCCATACTCACCTCAATCATTTTATGGTGAGCCTGAGGGAGCTTTTTGGGTAGCTCTGTCGCGTCAGTCTACTCTGACGCAATGAGCCTCAAAAAAGGTACTCCCCAAGGAAAAGCCACTTCGTGCCTTTTCTTGTACCTTTCCCTCTTCCCTTTCGCCATCAGCCCCTGCTAGATTCGGGGGCATGAAATGTCCATGTGGGTCTGAGAAAAATTATTTAGAGTGTTGTGGTGTTTATCATTCAGGCAAAGAGAAAGCTCCGACGGCAGAAGCTTTGATGCGTTCTCGTTATAGTGCCTTTGCGAAAAATCAAATGGATTACTTGAAAAACACGACGGATCCGCAAACTTTGCAAGATATCGACGAAGAGGCCAACCAAGAGTGGGCGGAACGCGCGAAGTTCTTGAAACTGGAAGTGATCAAATCTGAAGAAAAAGGCACCAAAGGAACTGTTGAGTTCAAAGCTTATTATTCTGTTGATGACGAAGAATACATCCATCACGAAGTGAGCACTTTCCGCAAACAAGCTGGCGAGTGGTTCTTTAAATCCGGCAAAGTCAAAGAGGCCAAAGTATGAAGTACTGGCTGATGAAATCAGAGCCCGATGTTTTTTCTATCGATCAGTTGAAGAAAGATTCCACGACATGGTGGGAAGGCGTGCGCAACTATCAAGCGCGCAATTTCATGATGAAAGATATGGAAGTTGGTGACGCAGTTTTGTTTTATCACTCCAATGCGACCCCACCGGGAGTCGCGGGATTGGCCGTGATTTCCAAGGCAGCTGAACCAGATCAACTTCAATTTGATAAAAAGTCAGAATATTTTGATCCCAAAGCCACTAAAGAAAAACCAATTTGGTACTGCGTTCAGGTGAAGTATGCCGACAAGTTTAAAGAGCTTGTGAGCCTTCAGGATCTTCGTGACAACGATAAATTGAAAGAAATGCTCGTTCTCGCAAAAGGTTCTCGCCTTTCGATCCAACCCGTTGATAAAAAGCACTTCGATATCGTCAAGAAAATGGGCGGGCTTTAGAGCCTACTCCGACGGAGTCGGAGTGTAAGCCAGCCCTCCGACGAAAAAAACAGGTGTCATAATGAAGAAACTATTTTTAGCTCCCATGGAGGGTGTCGTTGACTGGGTCATGCGCGACACACTCACAAGTTTAGGAGGCATCGATCAATGTGTGACGGAATTCTTACGCGTCACTGATCGCCTGCACCCTGAAAGTGTCTTCTTCAAAAATTGCCCTGAACTAAAAACAGGATCGCGCACTCGCTGGGGAACACCCGTCTTTGTTCAACTCTTGGGTGGCCAAGCCGAACCTCTTGCCATGAACGCCCAAAGAGCTGTAAAGCTAGGCGCCCTTGGCGTCGACTTAAACTTCGGCTGCCCTGCTAAAACCGTCAACCGCCACGACGGCGGAGCTAGCCTTTTGAAATCTTGCGACCGTGTCTTCACCATCGTCGACACTGTTCGCAAAGCCGTCCCAGCAAATGTTCCGGTCACCGCGAAAATTCGCCTGGGCTTTGATGATCCAACAAAGTGTATCGATATCGCGCAAGCCGTCCAAGAAGCCAACGCCGATTGGATTACCATCCACTGCCGCACTAAAACCGATGGCTACAAACCACCGGCTTATTGGGAATGGATTCCAAAAATTAAAGAGAAAACAACTTTGAAGATCATCGCCAACGGCGAAATCTGGAACGTCAGTGATTTCAATCGCTGCGTTGAAGTCACTCAATGCGACGATTACATGATCGGACGCGGAGTCATGTCGAACCCCTTCATCTTCAAACAAATCAAACAAAGCCTCGCACAAGAACCCGTGATGGAAACAAGCTGGGAAAACGCCAAGCCCTTACTGCCACAATTCTTCGAGGCCAGCACTGCCCACATCAACGACTACTTCGCCGTCTCACGCACCAAACAATGGCTCAAAGCCTTGTCACTAAAAAATCAAGAAGCCAAAGCCGTCTTCGACGAAATCAAAGTCCTAAAGAAACCCGCCGAATTCCAAGCCCAACTCCTCAAGCACACCACTTAGGGTACGCCGTACCGGCTCTTAGTTTGCGCGATAGGTTGAGGTTATGCCTTTGCTGCTGAAGCCTTGATTGAGTTCTTGCAGGGACTGTTCGAATTTTTTCTGAATGAGGGCGCGTTCTTGAGTGGTTAAGCGGACCCCCGGAGCTTCGCCTATCAATAGCTTGATAGATCCACTGTTAACGGTCTGGGTGTTCATATCGAGACCAAAGGTAAGACCCTGCATTTTGCGAGGCTCCATCACTGTGCTCAATGAAGACCTTAATATTTTTTCCACACTTTCCCCGTGCGTGCTCAGTGTGTTGCGTGCCGAAACATCTGTCACACCCTCAGGAATGAATGCCAAGCGGAACTTCCCTGAATACTTACTGTCTGCCAATCCGTTTAAGATATTCTTTTTATCAGATTCATTGAGAGGTTTAACAGCAATCGCAACGCAATCATCGCCAGAACAAATGGTCTTTAATTTTCCCGGGTCCACAGATCGTCTGACGACATCTTCAAAATATTTCTTCTGTGCTTGGAATTCGACAGTCACCGCTTTTTCTGCTTTGCGGGTTTCTTCCAAAACTTGATCTAAGTTTTTCGAACGCGCCAGGGCTTCTGCCGTCCCTTTGATATTTGAGGCCCCCAAGCCAATGACATCGGCAGAGAATCCCCCTTTGGCAGCTTCATTGAGATTCGCGACTTCACGCTTGGGCACAAAAATTCCCGGTGAAAATTCATCAGATGACTTCACGTAAATCTGCAGCTCTTTCACCGTCGAAGCCGGTAAAGAGGAAAGCGCAAAGCGCTGCTTAAGAGCCTCCGCCACTTTTTTGTCATCACCCGCATTTTTTCTGACAATATCAAAGGCATCAGCATGCAAGGTATTACCATCCACCATGGAGGTCTTAGCCAGCTCTGTTCTCAAAGTCTGACGACTCTTCTCTATGGAATTGAGTTTTGAGGTCAGTTCTGTTGTTAATTTTGCTTGTGAATAGTTTTGCAGTTTATTCTCAGCTTCCAGACGCGAATAGCGCGCGGCCACATTGGCCTGTTCTGCTGACTGTCCCACTCCGGCGCGGAACCAGTCCTTGGAGGCATCACCATCTCTGACAATTTTTTCGGCCTTTAAATAGGTTGTAAATTCATCATTGGTTTCTTTAAAAGCCTTTTGAAGCTTGGTCTCGAACTCCTTCGGAATATCGCCACTAAAGGCAAATCGCGAAGATTTAAAGTCGGAGTACTGTTCCACCTTCAAATTCGGGAATTCCTTTTTAAGAACCTCAATTTTTTCAAACAACAACTTCTTATGGTAGTTCGTCAAACTGGTAACTAAATTTTTATCTTTCAAAGTGTCATTGAGAGTTTTGAGCTGGCTGTTTTCTACATCCAAGAAGCGAACCTTCGAGTTCACACCTTTTTCAGCCAGCGCAATCCATTTCTCATTATCCGCCACACTCGTCGGAGAATAAGTTAAGAAGTCTTTTATTAAATTTTCACGAGTGAGCCTGCCCGCGCGCATGACCTCAAAGGATTTTGCTGCAGTTCCCTCGACCCTCAATGCCTCTTCGGCCTTGATCGCCTTTCCAGCAGCCACTGCAAGTCTGGCCCCCTTGAAGGCCGCTCCAAACAAAATCGTCGGATCAATGACATTGCCAACGGCATAGCAAGCCATCTCTGCTTGGATCAAAGGTTTGTAACAGGAAAACTTATGATACTGTTCTTTGATCTGTCCACCGACCATCGCCATAAGATCATTCATTTTATGGCGCTGGTCCGGCGTTAGTGAATCATCTCTTGGTGGCGGTCGAACCGGAGCACGTCCTGGAGCACGATCCAAAGATGCCTTCCAAGCCTTCATGTCTTGGGACTCGACGTACAGGAACGAGGCGGATAGTTTACCCAGTTCCTCGTCGCTCAACCTGTTATAACGATGATCGTCTTTGACGAGATCACGCTTACAAGCGATGGACTTTTGGCATTGGCGAATGAATTCGTTTTTCTTTTTGATATTCGACTTAAAACTGTCCCAACTGCTCTCGACAAAGTCACCGAGCGAAACGGCCATGTCTTTCAAGGCGATTCCAGTGTCGACCAAGGCATTTTTATATCCCCGAAGACATGCCAGATCTTGACCAACTAAATTCTCTTCACTCTGTTGGCACTGCGATTTGAAATCACATTTCCGTAAAGAACTTTGCATTTCGGGATATTTCTTAGCGAGTCCTTCACAATCCAAGGCCTTCACTTCAATCTCACAAGTGCTTACTAAATTCTTTACGAAGTCAGATTGCTGCGAAGAACAGCTTTTCGTCTGTGAACAAAGCGCAGTGATACCGGCCGAATAAATATCAACCGCATGGCTTTGAGAGCCCACTAGAATAAGGACTAGCAGATGAACAAGAGGCAATTAAAACTCCACGAAGTTCTTTTCGGTTTTAAAATCGCCAAGTTAAGACCTCATGAAGACTATATAAAAACTCTAGACTAAAACTCGCAGATGTATGGGTGCGCAAATACACGATGGCAGCTCAGAGTGCTGACGGTACTATGAAAGGCATCGACAAGACTCTAACCAGGAGGCTTCCATGACCAGACTTATGGCTGCACTTGTATTGATCTTCTCGTTCTCAGTAGCTCAAGTTCAAGCTGACGACACATATGATCGCATTCAGGAGTTGAAGTATGAAATTCTTGAGATCTCCTTCAACGCCCAAGGTGAATACGACAGTGACGACAACAATCTCGAAGTGAGACAGAGGTTGGACCCTTTGGTTGAAGAACTGATCTCTCTTGCTCCGCCGCGCTCCGAACAGCAAAAACTCGTCGATGTGATTGGGACTTGGTATCAGGTCTGGGCTGACGGCCCCGGTGGCCCTCCTGGCCAAGGCGCCCGTGGCGACTCCATCTGGCAAGTGGTCTTTCCTGAAGGCTACTACTGGAATGTTGCGCGCAATCAATATGGACCGGTGCAAAACATGGGCTACCTGCGCGGTAAGTTTTCAGTCAACACAGATTCCCTCGCGATCGAATTCACCAAAGCTGTATTCAATCCGCAATGGAGTTTTGCCGAACCGACACGACTGGCCATGCTGGCGGAATTCGGGGCCTTTGATGCCAATCCCACTCCCTTCCCGCCAGGCACAAGTCCCATAGGCAAAAAAGGCTATCTTGCCAATGTTTATGTCGATGAAGACATTCGCATCTGCCGTGGCGGTGGCACCGACTTCGGCGACAATACATATTTGTACATCCTTGAACGAGATTAGCGTTGCACACTCAAATAAGTTTTATAAGATGAGGGCCTCGAAAAAGGGGCCTTCATGCGTTATCTGCACATTCTTTTGCACGGACTTCTGCTTCCACTTCTATTCCAACTGACCGCTTGCACGACAAAAAATACCCAAGTACAAAAAGAAACTATGAAGAAGGAAACTCCGCACATGGCCGACCCGTATTTATGGCTTGAAGAAGTGGAAGGCGCACAAGCTTTGGCATTTGCAAAAGCGGAAAGCACTCGCACGCTCGCCCACTTTGAAAAAGATCCTCAATTCGCCAAAATCAAAGCAGATCTGACCAAGATCGCTTTGGCCGAAGACAAACTTCCGGGCATCACCTTGATCAATGGTGAGGTCTATAATTTCTGGCAGGACAAAAAGCATGTGCGCGGAATTTGGCGCCGCACCTCAGTGAGTGAATTCAAAAAAATCAAACCCAAATGGGAAACCATTCTGGATTTGGATCAACTCGCAAAAGATGAAAATGAGAACTGGGTTTGGGGCTGGCAAAATTGTTTGCCTCCCGAAAACAGACTTTGCCTTCTTACTCTCTCGCGCGGAGGTAAAGATGCCTCTGTCGTGCGCGAATTTGATCTTACAACAAAAGCCTTTGTAAAAGACGGATTCACCTTGCCTGAGGCTAAAAGCGATATCAGTTGGATTGATAAGGACACCGTCTTTGTCGGAACTGATTTCGGACCAGGCAGTTTAACTGACTCTGGCTACCCGATGATTTCCAAAATCTGGAAACGGGGTCAGCCCCTCAAAGAGGCCAAAGAAGTTTTCAAAGGCGGACCTCAAGATATGAGCGCCTCAAGCTTTGTCTATACGACAGAAAATAAGAAATACCGCTTTCACTTCCGGGTGATCTCATTTTATGAAAATGAAATCTGGTACGAAGATGAACAGGGTCTTCGCACTCATCTGCCCTTACCTTCAAGCGCCCAAATGTCTGGAGTATTCAATGACTCTTTTTTATTTTTGTTGCGCGAAGATCTGAAGACAAAAACGCAGACAATTCCCGTGGGAAGTCTTGTGGCACTCCCCGTGTCCCAACTAAAGAACAAAGAAAAGGCCTTAGATTCCCTTGAAGTTCTTTTCACTCCGAGCGCAAAAAGATTCTTGAACTCGGTTGAAGTGAGCAAGTCCGCAATCTATCTAAACCTGCTAGACAATATTCAAGGAAAGATAGCTCGCATCACACACACCGAAAAAGGCTGGCTTCTTGAAGACCTCAAAATGGGCAACCAAGGAGTGGCGCGAGTCTATTCTGCCGACCCTTGGGACGACAACTATCTTGTTGCCTACACGGATTTCTTAACTCCTTCGTCAATCTATCAAGGAGTCTCAGCTCACAAAGGTGCCACTTGGGATTTATTGAAGCAGGCGCCAGAGCGATTCAAGTCCAAAGATTTGATCGTTGAGCAACGACACGCAAAAAGCGCTGACGGCACAATGATTCCATACTTCATCGTTCACAAAAAGAACCTGGTCCTGAATGGAAAAAACCCGACGCTTCTTTATGGCTACGGCGGTTTCGAGTCCCCGATTCAACCATTCTACTTGGATAGTATTGGAAAATTGTGGTTGGAAAGAGGTGGCGTTTATGTTGCTGCCAACCTTCGTGGCGGTGGTGAATTCGGCCCGACTTGGCATCGTTCCGTGATGCGCGAAAATCGCCCTAAGGTCTATGAAGACTTTATCGCGATTGGCGAAGATCTCATTCAACACAAAATAACGAGTGCGACCCATCTGGGAATTCAAGGTCGCTCGAACGGAGGCCTTCTGACCGGAGCGACCTTCGTGAAACGCCCTGATTTGTTCAATGCCGTTCTTTGCGAGGTGCCCCTGCTGGACATGGCCCGCTATCACAAACTTCTGGCTGGCGCGAGCTGGATGGAGGAATATGGAAATCCTGATGACTCTAAAATGAATGACGTTTTGATGAGCTATTCTCCGTACCAAAACGTGAAGGCCCAAGTAAAATATCCGGAAGTGCTATTCATGACGAGCACGAAGGATGATCGCGTTCACCCAGGACACGCGCGCAAGATGGTCGCCCGCATGAAAGAACAAGGTCATAAAATTTATTATTACGAAAACACCGAAGGTGGCCACGCCGGAAACGCAAACATTCAGCAAAAGATTTTGTGGAATACTCTGGAGTACACTTATCTGTGGCAAAAATTGAGTGGCAAAAACTAGGTCCCTCTGCAAAACCTTAAGCTAAGAGGGAGTTTGTGCATCCCATTTTTGAAAAATCCAATAAGGGCTTCGGCCCTTGATCAACTGTAAATTGAAATGATCCGCGATCCACTTCATGGTTTTTTCCGAAAAGAAGGTCACGTGAGTGAGATCGCGACGGTAATACCAGTCATGAAAAGCCGCTTCACCTTTATGCGAAGAAGTCATCACCGCCAGAATCCCACCCGTCTTTAGCATCTTTATCATTTTCACAAGTTCCGCACGCGGATCGTACAGGTGCTCCCACACTTCTGTGGAAGTAATGACGTGATAGCTTTTCTTCAAAGAGTCTTGATCCGGAAAATAATAAAGATCGTAGTTGGTCACGCGGAAGGATTTTTCAGTGAACCAATTTCCTAAGAAGGCCGTAGGACCGCAACCATAATCCAGAACGCTGACGTCAGAAGGTTCGCGCTTTGCATTCTTCGCAAACTGCTCAACATCCTTCACAAGAGGCTCTAAAAATGCTCGGTAGCCCTTCATATCCTCGTTTTGATGAAAGTCGTAACGAGCTTTCTCTTGTGCCGCATCGAGACGCTCTTTCGGGTTCATAAAGATTAAGTCACACTGCGCGCAATGATAATAGCTACGCTCGGGTTTCTTAACCACTTTAAAGGCCGCTGAATGAGGGGTCTGACACAGTAAGCATTCCATCTGCTAGACCTTGTCTCTGCTCTAGGCACATGTCAAAAAGAATTATATACTTTCATCTGAGGTAAAATATGGCACAAATCACAATCTACAAAAAAGACCCTTGTCCTTTCTGCGATCGCGCAATCAATTTTCTTAACGGTAAGGGTTTGGCTTACGACATGGTCGACCTCACCAACAAACCGGAAGAGATCGACCGCATCAAAAGCGAAACTGGCTGGAGAACGGTTCCTATCATTTTGATCAATGGCAAACTTATCGGTGGCTACACGGATCTGAAGGCCCTTGATGACGAGGGTAAGCTTACTGCCCTGCTCGAAGCCTAGTGCTGACTTCGGGCGGAAGACTGTGCTGGATGCGAAGGATTTGTTAAGGAAGTGGAATTCTTAGCTCATGCTTCGATCGGCACGCCGTCCGGGCTCGATCACCGCCGAGCTAAAGCTCGGTTCGCGGCATCGTGCCGCCGGTGAAGGCCGCTCTACGCATGAACTAAGAATTCCACTTCCTTAACAAATCTTGCTTCCGAGTTTTTTCTTGTTCGTTAAGTGGGGCGTTGTCTTTGCTTCGCAAAGATTCACTTTCGGCGCCGGTGTTGCGTTGCTTCTTCGTTTCGATTTTGCTCTTAGAGCCCAATCCTCTGTCTTAGATTAGAGTCTCCACACAGACCCCACATAAAGCTATTCATTTTTAAGAGGAGCACATCGAAGGCAAAAATTTGACTAAGGCATAGTCCTTAGCCAAATTCTTCGAATTCAGATCTGATCATCTTAGGAAACTACTGACGAAGCTCCGTACGTTGACTCATCTCGTGAGGAACGTCGAAGAACTTCGTCACAAGTTCTAGCATCTGTTCAATCGTTTGCGCTTTCGCGCAAACTCCCGTGAGCGCATTGCCAAATGGAAGCCACACACCCGTCGTGCGTACATAGAATCGGACCTTTCTCATTGCGCGATCAGGTCCGAAGTACTTGTTACTGGCCTGTATCAGCTTGAGTAAAACTTTGCCGTACTCTGCGCCTTCCTCTTCGGGAGTTCTTGGCGCTTTTTGATTTTCTTTTCCAAGTGGTGGTGCAAAGCCCAATTCTTCGCCGAGCTGCCACAGCATCCATGGACGTGCGGCAAGACCTCTTCCAGACATTGCCATATCACAGCCCGTTTCACTGAGCATATTGATCGCATCTTCAACGGTTTGTACGTCGCCGTTTCCGATGACTGGGAAATCGACGGCTTGATGCAATTGTTTGATTTGCTCCCAATCGGCACTGCCTCTGCGTTTTTGGGCGGCGGTTCTGGGATGCAAACACACCCATGCGGCTCCGGAATTTCGGAGACCTGATACGAACGTCAATAATTCGTCGAACTCTTTGGTGCTACCGACGGCGCGCAATTTTACACTGACTGGAATCGTTGAATTTTTGACGGTCATACGTACAACTTCGGCGGCGTAACTTGGATCACCCATCAAGGCGACACCGTAGTTATGCTTTAAGGCCTTTTGTACGGGACAGCCCATGTTGATGTCGATGGCTTCCGCTCCCCACTCAATCAGACGTTTTACGGTCTTTGCGATGGGTTCTTCTTCATTGCCGAGAATTTGTGGGACCAATCCATTTTCACTGGCTGAGCGCATGGTTTCCGGCGTGGTTTCCAGATTTTCATCCGGAACCCTGCGCGAGTTCAACATTTCCGTGGGCCAGATGGTGAAAGCATCCTGTGGTAAATACTCGCGCATGACTTCACGTAATGCGACGTGTGTCAGTCCTACCATCGGCGCCAAGCACAGAGGGAAATTTACTTTACCATCTAGTATCGGGCGATGAAGGCCCAATTTGCGACTCATCTGAACTACTCTCGACGTGCAACTAAGATTGCACAAACAAAAACGGAGTCCACTGCTTGCACAATGAACTCCGTTTGGAATTAAAGACCTAAAAACTAAACTGACTTCGCTGAGAAGAATTCAGGAGCCGTTCTTTTCAAAGCTTCAGCCGCACCGAACATCACACCAGAGAAAAACAAATCGCCAAGGATTTGGTTGTCAAAGAATGGGATCGCAGCAACGTAACAGCTCACAAGACCTTGCCATGTTTGCGGATACATTCCTTCCATGATCCAAACACCAAAGTTTGAAACCAAGAAGAACACGGAACTTGTCACCAATGAAGCCGTCACGATACGCATTGGACTTTTGCCTTCACGCAAAGTCCAACCCAACATCACCATCAAAGTGAATGGCAGGTAGACAAACAACATTGTGGAGTGGAAACCCAATACGAGATCGCTTAGGAGCAAAGCCAACAATGGCACCAACATCGAAAGGCGTTTTGATGGAAAATAAGAACCACCAAACAAAGCCATCGCGCCGATAGCAGTGAAATTCCAAGGATGAGGCATCAAACGGCTAAAAGCCGCGCCCAAAACCATCAAAACAAGCGTCATATAAGTAGTTGTGCGTGTAGTCATGAGGCCGAAATTATCACTTATTCATTCGGTTGTCTACCAACTCTTGAACCACTCCTGGCTCAGATAAAGTTGTGATATCGCCCAATTGATCCGGATGATTTTCAGCAATTTTTCGCAAGATTCGACGCATGATTTTCCCCGAGCGAGTCTTCGGTAAACGCGGCGCCCATTGTATAAGATCTGGAGTCGCAATCGGACCGATCTCTTTACGCACCGTCAAAACCAATTCCTTCTTCAGTTCGTCAGAGGGAACTTCGCCGGTTTTCAAAGTCACGAAGGCATAAATCCCCTGCCCTTTGATATCATGTGGATAACCCACCACCGCCGCCTCGGCAACGCGATGATCCGCAACCAATGCGGATTCGATCTCTGCTGTTCCCAGCCTATGGCCCGAAACATTGATCACATCATCCACGCGACCCGTGATCCAATAATAACCGTCTTCATCACGACGACATCCGTCACCAGTGAAATAGAATCCTGGATAATTTGCGAAGTAGGTATCTTCAAAACGGGCATGATCATGATAAACCGTGCGCATTTGTCCAGGCCAAGAATCCGCGATCACCAAAACGCCCTCGCCAGCGCCTTCAATCTCTTTACCTTCAAGAGTCAAAAGTTTTGGCTGAACACCAAAGAATGGCAAAGTTGCGGAGCCCGGTTTTGTCGCGATCGCTCCTGGCAATGGAGAGATCAAGATGCCACCTGTTTCAGTTTGCCACCAAGTATCGACGATGGGACATTTGTTGTTGCCAACTAAATCATGATACCAAGCCCAAGCTTCGGGATTGATTGGCTCGCCCACCGAACCCAGAAGACGCAAACTTTGACGTGAAGTTTTTGTGACGAAGTCATCTCCTTCACGCATCAAAGAACGAATGGCTGTTGGAGAGGTGTAGAAGATTGAAACTTGGTGCTTATCCACGATCTCCCAGAATCTCGCAGGAGTTGGATAATTGGGAACACCCTCAAAGAAAACTGAAGTCGCACCGTTGGCCAATGGACCATAGACAATGTAACTGTGCCCTGTGACCCAACCAACGTCGGCAGAACACCAGTAGATATCATTCTCGTGATAATCAAAAACATATTGATGAGTCAGACTGGCATAGACAAGATAGCCACCCGTCGTATGCATAACGCCCTTAGGTTTTCCCGTAGAACCTGAGGTGTACAAAAGAAACAAAGGATCTTCTGCATCCATGGGCTCCGCTTCGCACTGATCAGTCACAGATTGAACGATCTCGTGATACCAGATATCACGTCCCGCCTTCATCTCCACATTGGTTTGCGCATACTTAACAACCAAAACTTTTTCAACAATGTTCGCCTTCACGACAGCCTTGTCGATATTTTCCTTCAATGCGATGACTTTGCTTCCACGGAATCCAGCATCTGCGGTGATTACAAATTTCGAACCACCGTCGACGATACGATCTGAAATTGAATCAGGAGCAAAACCGCCAAAGACGACAGAGTGAATCGCCCCGATGCGAGTGCATGCTAACATCGCGTACGTGGTTTCCAGAATCATCGGCATATAGATGGTGACGACATCACCTTTTTTGACTCCCATTTTTTTCAATACGTTCGCAAAGCGGCAGACTTCTTTATGGAGTTCTTTATACGTGATTTTTTTAGAGGGAATCTCTGGCTTATCAGCTTCCCAGATAAAAGCGATCTTATCGCCGCGCTTGTCGAGATGACGATCTATGCAATTGTAAGAGACATTGAGTTTTCCACCTTGGTACCATTTGATACTCACTGGTTTTTTGAAACTTGTCTCTTTAACTTTGTCCCATTTCTTAAACCAATCAAGACGCGCCCCTTGCTCTGCCCAAAAACTTTCTGGATCCTTGACCGAGCGTTCATACATCTCTTTGTATTTCTGCTCGGTAATAAGGGCCGTTTTTGCGAAATTAGCGTCTACAGGATAAAGTTCTTTGTGCATAATAACCTCGAACTTCTATTCTAGAAGAGGACTTCCAAATGTCAAATACGAGAGTCTTTGCGGTCTGCCATATATTATAGCTTAGAGAGCTGCTGCATAAAGATTAGGGCTCCGACAATCAGAACAAAATATCCAAATGCAGGTTTTAATTTTTGCTCCGAAGTTTTTTGTCCCCAAACCAAGCCCGCGAAAATCCCGACGACGGAAATTGCAGCCAACTTGAGTAAGAATAAGTAGTCAATGGCAACTCCACCGATGGCATCACCGGTAAAACCCAATAAGGAGTTCAAAGCTATCACACCCAAAGAAGTTCCTACCGCCAAAGCCATAGGCAATCGATTCATGACAACCAAGGCCGGTACAATTAGAAAACCTCCCCCTGCTCCGACAAAACCTGTCACTCCTCCAACCAAAACTGCTTTCGTCAATGAAACCGGCAAGGAGGACTTTTGTTCAAGCTTGTTCCCTTTGTGGCGAATCATCGAGATCGAAGCCAAGAGCATCACG
This region includes:
- a CDS encoding YchJ family protein; translation: MKCPCGSEKNYLECCGVYHSGKEKAPTAEALMRSRYSAFAKNQMDYLKNTTDPQTLQDIDEEANQEWAERAKFLKLEVIKSEEKGTKGTVEFKAYYSVDDEEYIHHEVSTFRKQAGEWFFKSGKVKEAKV
- a CDS encoding EVE domain-containing protein; translated protein: MKYWLMKSEPDVFSIDQLKKDSTTWWEGVRNYQARNFMMKDMEVGDAVLFYHSNATPPGVAGLAVISKAAEPDQLQFDKKSEYFDPKATKEKPIWYCVQVKYADKFKELVSLQDLRDNDKLKEMLVLAKGSRLSIQPVDKKHFDIVKKMGGL
- a CDS encoding tRNA dihydrouridine synthase; its protein translation is MKKLFLAPMEGVVDWVMRDTLTSLGGIDQCVTEFLRVTDRLHPESVFFKNCPELKTGSRTRWGTPVFVQLLGGQAEPLAMNAQRAVKLGALGVDLNFGCPAKTVNRHDGGASLLKSCDRVFTIVDTVRKAVPANVPVTAKIRLGFDDPTKCIDIAQAVQEANADWITIHCRTKTDGYKPPAYWEWIPKIKEKTTLKIIANGEIWNVSDFNRCVEVTQCDDYMIGRGVMSNPFIFKQIKQSLAQEPVMETSWENAKPLLPQFFEASTAHINDYFAVSRTKQWLKALSLKNQEAKAVFDEIKVLKKPAEFQAQLLKHTT
- a CDS encoding PAP/fibrillin family protein is translated as MTRLMAALVLIFSFSVAQVQADDTYDRIQELKYEILEISFNAQGEYDSDDNNLEVRQRLDPLVEELISLAPPRSEQQKLVDVIGTWYQVWADGPGGPPGQGARGDSIWQVVFPEGYYWNVARNQYGPVQNMGYLRGKFSVNTDSLAIEFTKAVFNPQWSFAEPTRLAMLAEFGAFDANPTPFPPGTSPIGKKGYLANVYVDEDIRICRGGGTDFGDNTYLYILERD
- a CDS encoding prolyl oligopeptidase family serine peptidase, whose product is MRYLHILLHGLLLPLLFQLTACTTKNTQVQKETMKKETPHMADPYLWLEEVEGAQALAFAKAESTRTLAHFEKDPQFAKIKADLTKIALAEDKLPGITLINGEVYNFWQDKKHVRGIWRRTSVSEFKKIKPKWETILDLDQLAKDENENWVWGWQNCLPPENRLCLLTLSRGGKDASVVREFDLTTKAFVKDGFTLPEAKSDISWIDKDTVFVGTDFGPGSLTDSGYPMISKIWKRGQPLKEAKEVFKGGPQDMSASSFVYTTENKKYRFHFRVISFYENEIWYEDEQGLRTHLPLPSSAQMSGVFNDSFLFLLREDLKTKTQTIPVGSLVALPVSQLKNKEKALDSLEVLFTPSAKRFLNSVEVSKSAIYLNLLDNIQGKIARITHTEKGWLLEDLKMGNQGVARVYSADPWDDNYLVAYTDFLTPSSIYQGVSAHKGATWDLLKQAPERFKSKDLIVEQRHAKSADGTMIPYFIVHKKNLVLNGKNPTLLYGYGGFESPIQPFYLDSIGKLWLERGGVYVAANLRGGGEFGPTWHRSVMRENRPKVYEDFIAIGEDLIQHKITSATHLGIQGRSNGGLLTGATFVKRPDLFNAVLCEVPLLDMARYHKLLAGASWMEEYGNPDDSKMNDVLMSYSPYQNVKAQVKYPEVLFMTSTKDDRVHPGHARKMVARMKEQGHKIYYYENTEGGHAGNANIQQKILWNTLEYTYLWQKLSGKN
- a CDS encoding class I SAM-dependent methyltransferase, yielding MECLLCQTPHSAAFKVVKKPERSYYHCAQCDLIFMNPKERLDAAQEKARYDFHQNEDMKGYRAFLEPLVKDVEQFAKNAKREPSDVSVLDYGCGPTAFLGNWFTEKSFRVTNYDLYYFPDQDSLKKSYHVITSTEVWEHLYDPRAELVKMIKMLKTGGILAVMTSSHKGEAAFHDWYYRRDLTHVTFFSEKTMKWIADHFNLQLIKGRSPYWIFQKWDAQTPS
- a CDS encoding glutaredoxin domain-containing protein produces the protein MAQITIYKKDPCPFCDRAINFLNGKGLAYDMVDLTNKPEEIDRIKSETGWRTVPIILINGKLIGGYTDLKALDDEGKLTALLEA
- a CDS encoding tRNA-dihydrouridine synthase family protein, with protein sequence MSRKLGLHRPILDGKVNFPLCLAPMVGLTHVALREVMREYLPQDAFTIWPTEMLNSRRVPDENLETTPETMRSASENGLVPQILGNEEEPIAKTVKRLIEWGAEAIDINMGCPVQKALKHNYGVALMGDPSYAAEVVRMTVKNSTIPVSVKLRAVGSTKEFDELLTFVSGLRNSGAAWVCLHPRTAAQKRRGSADWEQIKQLHQAVDFPVIGNGDVQTVEDAINMLSETGCDMAMSGRGLAARPWMLWQLGEELGFAPPLGKENQKAPRTPEEEGAEYGKVLLKLIQASNKYFGPDRAMRKVRFYVRTTGVWLPFGNALTGVCAKAQTIEQMLELVTKFFDVPHEMSQRTELRQ
- a CDS encoding DUF6580 family putative transport protein, producing MTTRTTTYMTLVLMVLGAAFSRLMPHPWNFTAIGAMALFGGSYFPSKRLSMLVPLLALLLSDLVLGFHSTMLFVYLPFTLMVMLGWTLREGKSPMRIVTASLVTSSVFFLVSNFGVWIMEGMYPQTWQGLVSCYVAAIPFFDNQILGDLFFSGVMFGAAEALKRTAPEFFSAKSV